One genomic region from Haloarcula taiwanensis encodes:
- a CDS encoding short-chain dehydrogenase, producing the protein MDSATAVVTGASRGIGEQIAHAVADAGAQTVICARDAEALDAVATDIRDAGGSVTAIRTDVRDEYDVERLFETATRAGNGAIQYVVANAGVYHGTAGETPLTEESYAAFDDHLRTNARGVFSTIREAVPHLGPDARIVVPTGVVAREGMPGYGSYAVSKAAAEAVARGFAADLDTPVGAVDPGQVATDLSGDGGRDPESVAEMVLWALREADPTALDSSVLDWGDYRSATR; encoded by the coding sequence ATGGACAGCGCAACCGCTGTCGTCACGGGTGCGAGTAGAGGCATCGGCGAGCAGATAGCCCACGCGGTAGCGGATGCGGGCGCACAGACGGTCATCTGCGCTCGTGACGCCGAGGCGCTCGACGCGGTCGCAACCGACATCCGGGACGCTGGCGGCTCCGTGACTGCGATTCGGACGGACGTGCGCGACGAGTACGACGTGGAACGGCTGTTCGAAACTGCCACGCGCGCCGGCAACGGTGCAATACAGTACGTCGTCGCCAACGCCGGCGTCTACCACGGCACCGCCGGCGAGACACCGCTTACCGAGGAGTCCTACGCCGCCTTCGACGACCACCTCCGGACGAACGCCCGCGGCGTGTTCTCGACGATTCGCGAAGCCGTTCCGCACCTCGGTCCCGACGCCCGCATTGTCGTCCCCACGGGCGTCGTCGCCCGCGAGGGGATGCCCGGGTACGGCTCCTACGCCGTTTCGAAGGCTGCTGCGGAGGCTGTCGCCCGCGGGTTCGCGGCTGACCTCGATACGCCGGTCGGTGCAGTCGACCCCGGACAGGTCGCGACGGACCTCTCCGGTGACGGCGGTCGTGACCCGGAGTCAGTCGCCGAAATGGTTCTCTGGGCACTCCGCGAAGCGGACCCGACCGCGCTGGACTCCAGTGTCCTTGACTGGGGCGACTATCGGTCAGCGACCCGATAA
- a CDS encoding chorismate synthase, protein MNGNEFGRLFRMTTYGESHGDAMGCTVSGIPAGVELSEEEIQKDLDRRKPGQSMITTSRGEPDKVSIQSGIQDGYTTGTPIGMVIQNKDARSGKYEPFITAPRPSHGDYTYSAKFGTRNWGGGGRSSARETVNWVAAGGVAKQVLEQSDYDVTIKAHVCQIGDVEADDVTFEEMLEHSEENEVRCGDPEAAEEMRELADKYQKEGDSIGGAIYFECRGVPRGLGAPRFDSIPSRLGQAMYSIPAVTDFELGIGREARTATGSEYTEDWEFSADGDPVPVGNDHGGLQGGITTGDPIYGEVTWHAPVSFPKTQKTVDWETGEEKEITVTGRHDPVLPPRAVPVVEAMLACTILDFMLLGGRINPDRLDDRPGEYDTDYHPSSPQNDPEDADTHAKTIDDD, encoded by the coding sequence ATGAACGGCAACGAGTTCGGTCGTCTGTTCCGCATGACGACCTACGGCGAGTCTCACGGGGATGCGATGGGCTGTACCGTCTCCGGCATCCCGGCGGGCGTCGAACTCTCCGAGGAGGAGATACAGAAGGACCTCGACCGGCGCAAGCCCGGCCAGTCGATGATTACCACCTCGCGGGGAGAACCCGACAAGGTGAGCATCCAGTCCGGAATTCAGGACGGCTACACCACGGGCACGCCAATCGGGATGGTCATCCAGAACAAGGACGCCCGCTCGGGCAAGTACGAGCCGTTCATCACGGCTCCGCGGCCCTCACATGGCGACTACACCTACTCCGCGAAGTTCGGGACCCGGAACTGGGGCGGGGGCGGCCGCTCCTCGGCCCGCGAGACGGTCAACTGGGTCGCCGCCGGTGGCGTCGCAAAGCAGGTGCTCGAACAGTCCGACTACGACGTGACGATCAAGGCCCACGTCTGCCAGATCGGCGACGTAGAGGCCGACGACGTGACCTTCGAGGAGATGCTCGAACACAGCGAGGAAAACGAGGTCCGCTGTGGCGACCCCGAGGCCGCCGAGGAGATGCGGGAACTGGCCGACAAGTACCAGAAGGAGGGCGACTCCATCGGCGGGGCCATCTACTTCGAGTGTCGCGGCGTCCCCCGCGGGCTGGGCGCGCCCCGCTTCGACTCGATTCCCTCGCGGCTCGGCCAAGCGATGTACTCCATCCCGGCGGTCACCGACTTCGAACTCGGCATCGGCCGCGAGGCCCGCACCGCCACCGGGTCGGAGTACACCGAGGACTGGGAGTTCTCGGCCGACGGCGACCCGGTCCCCGTGGGCAACGACCACGGCGGGCTCCAGGGCGGTATCACGACGGGCGACCCCATCTACGGCGAGGTCACCTGGCACGCGCCCGTCTCCTTCCCGAAGACCCAGAAGACCGTCGACTGGGAGACCGGCGAGGAAAAGGAGATAACGGTCACGGGCCGCCACGACCCAGTTCTGCCGCCGCGGGCGGTCCCGGTCGTCGAGGCCATGCTCGCCTGTACGATACTGGACTTCATGCTGCTCGGCGGGCGCATCAACCCCGACCGACTCGACGACCGGCCGGGCGAGTACGACACCGACTACCATCCGTCCAGCCCGCAGAACGACCCCGAGGACGCGGACACCCACGCGAAAACCATCGACGACGACTAA
- a CDS encoding 3-phosphoshikimate 1-carboxyvinyltransferase: MDITIAESTVEGTAQAPPSKSYTHRAVLAAGYAGGAVVRDPLVSADTKATMRAVEAYGGSVSLAEDESSVEVTGFDGRPETPDDVIDCANSGTTMRLVTATAALQDDLTVLTGDESLRSRPQGPLLDAIEQLGGDAESTRRNGQAPLVVGGGVDGGAVEIPGDVSSQYITALLMAGAVSPEGIDVDLTTELKSSPYVDITLEVLADFGVDAAKTDAGFTVEGGQSYAPTGGEYSVPGDFSSMSYLLAAGALAAEDSLRVTSAYPSAQGDSAIIGVLDRMGADLDWDEDDGEIAVSQSELTGIEVGVEDTPDLLPTIATLGAAADGVTRITDAEHVRYKETDRVSAMAEELTKMGAEVEEKQDELFVYGGDSDLVGTTVEGRADHRIIMSLAVAGLVADGETTVTGAEHVDVSFPDFFDVLESLGAAVGR, from the coding sequence ATGGACATCACCATTGCCGAGTCGACGGTCGAGGGGACGGCGCAAGCGCCGCCGTCGAAGAGCTACACGCACCGGGCGGTGCTGGCCGCGGGCTACGCCGGCGGCGCGGTCGTCCGCGACCCGCTCGTGAGCGCGGACACGAAAGCCACGATGCGCGCAGTCGAGGCCTACGGGGGCAGCGTCTCGCTGGCCGAAGACGAATCGTCGGTCGAGGTGACGGGCTTCGACGGCCGGCCGGAGACCCCGGACGACGTCATCGACTGTGCCAACAGCGGGACGACGATGCGACTCGTCACCGCGACGGCTGCGCTGCAGGACGATCTCACAGTGCTGACCGGCGACGAGTCCCTCCGGTCGCGCCCGCAGGGGCCGCTGCTCGACGCCATCGAACAGCTGGGCGGCGACGCCGAGTCGACCCGCCGGAACGGGCAGGCCCCGCTGGTGGTCGGGGGCGGCGTCGACGGCGGCGCGGTCGAAATCCCTGGCGACGTCTCCTCTCAGTACATCACGGCCCTGCTGATGGCCGGGGCCGTTTCGCCGGAGGGCATCGACGTGGACCTGACGACCGAGCTGAAGTCGTCGCCGTACGTCGATATCACGCTTGAGGTGCTTGCCGACTTCGGCGTCGACGCCGCGAAGACCGACGCCGGGTTCACCGTCGAGGGCGGCCAGTCCTACGCGCCGACCGGCGGCGAGTACAGCGTCCCCGGCGACTTCTCGTCGATGAGCTACCTGCTCGCGGCCGGCGCGCTCGCCGCCGAGGACAGCCTGCGCGTCACGTCGGCCTACCCGAGCGCCCAGGGCGATTCGGCCATCATCGGGGTCCTCGACCGGATGGGGGCCGACCTCGACTGGGACGAGGACGACGGCGAGATAGCCGTCTCGCAGTCCGAACTGACCGGCATCGAGGTCGGCGTCGAGGACACGCCGGACCTCCTGCCGACCATCGCGACGCTGGGGGCCGCCGCCGACGGCGTCACCCGGATTACCGACGCCGAGCACGTCCGGTACAAGGAGACCGACCGCGTGAGCGCGATGGCCGAGGAACTGACGAAGATGGGTGCCGAGGTCGAAGAGAAACAGGACGAACTGTTCGTCTACGGCGGGGACAGCGACCTCGTCGGCACGACCGTCGAGGGCCGGGCGGACCACCGCATCATCATGTCACTCGCCGTCGCCGGCCTCGTCGCCGACGGCGAGACGACGGTGACCGGCGCGGAACACGTCGACGTGTCCTTCCCGGACTTCTTCGACGTGCTCGAATCGCTGGGCGCGGCCGTCGGGCGGTAA
- a CDS encoding uracil-DNA glycosylase: MDAHQESKSNPFGMDEECQNCPALCETRENVVHGYGDVGAEFIVLGDSPSVGTDESGIPFTDERERELLDILAAVDMCSDPDADRPQLENTFLTYVTRCRHPDRAATDEEVVNCEPYLNSEIRMINPEILLPVGQRPLEELAFEYTTMSEDELDIEDRHATTIRGRGFEILPMLPPAEQTDAERTAFLDHFSETLGQDYRQTKGRRGR, from the coding sequence ATGGACGCACATCAGGAGTCCAAGTCGAACCCGTTCGGGATGGACGAGGAGTGCCAGAACTGCCCCGCACTCTGTGAGACGCGCGAGAACGTCGTCCACGGCTACGGCGACGTGGGTGCCGAGTTCATCGTCCTCGGTGACTCGCCCTCGGTCGGCACGGACGAGTCTGGCATCCCCTTCACCGACGAGCGCGAGCGCGAACTGCTCGACATTCTCGCGGCGGTCGACATGTGCTCGGACCCGGACGCCGACAGGCCGCAGCTGGAGAACACGTTCCTGACGTACGTGACCCGCTGTCGCCATCCAGACAGAGCGGCAACCGACGAGGAGGTCGTCAACTGCGAACCCTATCTCAACAGCGAGATACGGATGATAAACCCCGAGATTCTGCTGCCAGTTGGGCAGCGACCCCTCGAAGAGCTAGCCTTCGAGTACACGACGATGAGTGAAGACGAACTCGACATTGAAGACCGGCATGCGACGACGATCCGCGGTCGCGGGTTCGAAATCCTGCCGATGCTCCCGCCCGCCGAACAGACCGACGCGGAACGGACGGCATTTCTGGACCACTTCAGCGAGACGCTCGGACAGGACTACCGGCAGACGAAAGGCCGACGCGGGCGGTAG
- a CDS encoding ZIP family metal transporter — protein MSINSNPIFNNTGSVSATGLASVAGLLILSAVAVTGGASKVLVISWVAFVAMALGAWLGARADETNPYRLVWGYGLASGAMVTSAAMFLVPQAMGLGGQAGAARIGGVGIAAGLVVGYGTHTIGHRLTHVETSFDMTTLAIAAHALSAGLVIGLVYASMPELGILLGLAIVSHKGPAGYAAARRLGRSDKSATALLLPAAGVGLTAIPSALLPVPESALLNAVIFGFAAGIFLHVAMDFLPNCEAGSEIDEVCELHDHSHDLLDELRTHAVGSTAVGAAIIVLAWVAI, from the coding sequence ATGTCTATTAACTCAAACCCGATTTTTAATAACACTGGCAGTGTGTCCGCGACTGGCCTCGCGAGCGTCGCCGGCCTGCTGATCCTGTCGGCTGTCGCAGTCACTGGCGGAGCGAGCAAAGTACTCGTTATCTCCTGGGTTGCGTTCGTTGCAATGGCATTGGGCGCGTGGCTCGGTGCGCGGGCCGACGAAACGAATCCCTACCGACTGGTCTGGGGCTACGGGCTCGCGAGCGGGGCAATGGTCACGTCGGCAGCCATGTTCCTGGTCCCGCAGGCGATGGGGCTTGGCGGGCAAGCCGGTGCTGCGCGAATCGGCGGCGTCGGTATCGCCGCCGGACTGGTCGTCGGCTACGGCACCCACACCATCGGTCACCGGCTCACCCACGTCGAAACGTCCTTCGACATGACGACACTGGCTATCGCGGCCCACGCGCTTTCGGCCGGGCTGGTCATCGGGCTGGTCTACGCCTCAATGCCGGAGCTGGGTATCCTGCTCGGGCTTGCTATCGTCTCGCACAAAGGGCCGGCCGGCTACGCCGCCGCCCGGCGACTCGGACGTAGCGACAAGTCCGCCACGGCACTGTTGCTTCCCGCGGCCGGCGTCGGTCTGACGGCGATCCCGTCCGCGCTGCTTCCGGTTCCGGAGTCTGCGCTCCTCAACGCAGTCATCTTCGGGTTCGCCGCCGGCATCTTCCTCCACGTCGCGATGGATTTCCTTCCGAACTGCGAAGCCGGCAGCGAAATTGACGAAGTCTGTGAACTCCACGACCACTCCCACGACCTCCTCGACGAACTCCGGACGCACGCCGTCGGCTCAACGGCGGTCGGGGCTGCTATCATTGTGCTGGCATGGGTCGCTATCTGA